The following coding sequences lie in one Trichoderma breve strain T069 chromosome 1, whole genome shotgun sequence genomic window:
- a CDS encoding GPI-GlcNAc transferase complex, PIG-H component domain-containing protein — MLTTAPHLRIRRPSPTTAEFTVTTLPPQTLPLRLLWLLLLFLRISLSITMLLILYARWVQERSRSCFGAQAAPPTTSPSPPPLLSLDRIVFALDAFQGTPAGAILAKIAATVSLPVLLPVAVAVFYALSLRVHKQESLLVLRGLGVQTCESPATYLAGAATRFIPTEKIQDILVNEAFRGFEVRYYLVVVVEGEEDVVVVFPGLLPKRKIVETVWRGVRECLYEGRGEDRGLASDK, encoded by the coding sequence ATGCTCACCACGGCCCCTCACCTGCGCATTCGCCGCCCCTCTCCCACGACGGCAGAATTCACCGTCACGACGCTGCCGCCGCAGACGCTACCCCTACGCCTCCTctggctcctcctcctcttcctgcgCATCTCACTGTCCATCACAATGTTGCTCATCCTCTACGCGCGCTGGGTCCAAGAGCGCAGCCGCAGCTGCTTCGGCGCGCAAGCTGCACCGCCAACAACCTCGCCctcaccaccgccgctgctctCGCTGGACCGCATAGTCTTTGCCCTCGATGCCTTTCAAGGAACACCTGCCGGTGCGATACTGGCTAAGATCGCGGCGACGGTGTCTCTAccggtgctgctgcctgTTGCTGTGGCAGTCTTTTACGCGCTGAGTTTGAGGGTGCATAAGCAGGAGAGCTTGTTGGTTTTGAGGGGGTTGGGCGTACAGACTTGTGAGAGCCCGGCGACGTACTTGGCGGGGGCGGCGACGCGATTCATTCCGACGGAGAAGATTCAGGATATTCTGGTGAATGAGGCGTTTCGCGGGTTTGAGGTTAGGTATTAtcttgtggtggtggtggagggggaggaggatgtcGTGGTTGTGTTTCCGGGGTTGTTGCCCAAGAGGAAGATTGTCGAGACGGTATGGAGGGGGGTGAGGGAGTGTTTGTAtgaggggagaggagaggataGGGGGTTGGCGAGCGACAAGTGA
- a CDS encoding tRNA pseudouridine synthase domain-containing protein — protein sequence MSDQGKYNNWTKAGLIQRVKELEQQLHQEKHKQPRKEGDEVAPPVKKPKGKKKMDPSKYSTRYIALKLAYLGKNYGGFEFQAMGNQPSIEEELWNALTKACLIFPEDEKLVDFDCCEYSKCGRTDRGVSAFGQVIGLRVRSNRPLPKEPAQNEDAPGELLQEESGADQNQQQQEELVKPFDDIRDEISYPHVLNRLLPKEIRILAWCPSPPPDFSARFSCRERQYRKIMKSGWLDIEAMRDAAKRYEGEHDFRNLCKIDPAKQITNFKRRMFESDIVEVKDAASALPYLKAAGFAPEDLALNSGEVYPKVYYFHVRGSAFLWHQIRHMVAVLFLVGQGLEQPSLVSELLDVERNPRRPNYVMADEVPLVLWDCIFPSDLSQSTAAHREDDALQWVYVGDDGPSGRFGQFGIMDDTWQMWRERKMDEILAGQLLQHVSQQGNNGSTAARAAPASSANSTKVFEGGNGGRLSGKYPGVMKMKLLESADEQNDKYAKRKGYVDAEDMRAKKGFRSNKEQDVDTPMADE from the exons ATGTCTGATCAAGGGAAATACAACAACTGGACCAAAGCCGGTCTCATTCAGAGGGTCAAGGAGTTGGAGCAGCAGCTACAT CAAGAGAAACACAAACAGCCAcgaaaagaaggagatgaagtGGCTCCGCCGgtcaagaagcccaagggcaagaagaagatggaccCGTCCAAGTATTCCACCCGGTACATTGCCCTGAAGCTGGCGTACCTGGGCAAAAACTACGGCGGCTTCGAGTTCCAGGCCATGGGCAACCAGCCGTccatcgaggaggagctgtGGAACGCCCTCACCAAGGCGTGCCTCATTTTTCCCGAGGACGAGAAGCTTGTTGATTTTGACTGCTGCGAGTACTCAAAGTGCGGCCGTACGGATCGTGGAGTTAGTGCTTTTGGGCAGGTCATTGGGCTGAGGGTGCGCAGCAACAGGCCGCTGCCCAAGGAGCCGGCCCAGAACGAGGACGCACCAGGGGAGCTGTTACAAGAGGAATCCGGAGCAGATCAgaatcagcagcagcaggaggagctaGTGAAGCCCTTTGACGACATCCGCGACGAGATATCCTATCCCCACGTTCTCAaccgcctcctccccaaGGAGATCCGCATCCTCGCCTGGTGTCCCTCGCCGCCTCCAGACTTCTCGGCCCGCTTCTCGTGTAGGGAGCGTCAGTACCG GAAGATTATGAAATCCGGATGGCTAGATATCGAGGCCATGCGCGACGCAGCGAAGCGGTACGAGGGCGAGCACGACTTCCGCAATCTCTGCAAGATTGACCCGGCCAAGCAAATCACAAACTTCAAGCGTCGCATGTTCGAGTCGGACATTGTCGAGGTCAAGGATGCGGCCTCTGCCCTGCCGTACCTCAAAGCCGCTGGCTTCGCCCCTGAAGACTTGGCTCTAAACTCTGGCGAAGTGTACCCAAAGGTTTACTACTTTCACGTTCGCGGATCTGCTTTCCTGTGGCACCAGATCCGCCACATGGTCGCCgtgctcttcctcgtcggccaGGGCCTCGAGCAGCCGTCGCTCGTGAGCGAGCTGCTCGACGTGGAAAGGAACCCGCGCCGCCCAAACTACGTCATGGCCGACGAGGTGCCCCTGGTGCTCTGGGACTGCATCTTCCCGTCCGACCTGAGCCAGTCCACGGCGGCTCATCGCGAGGACGATGCGCTGCAGTGGGTGTACGTCGGCGACGACGGGCCAAGCGGGCGGTTCGGCCAGTTTGGCATCATGGACGACACTTGGCAGATGTGGCGTGAGCgcaagatggacgagatcCTCGCGGGCCAGCTACTGCAGCACGTCTCGCAGCAGGGCAATAATGGCAGCACGGCAGCCAGGGCGGCGCCGGCTAGCAGCGCGAACAGCACAAAGGTCTTTGAAGGGGGCAACGGCGGGAGGCTGAGCGGCAAGTATCCCGGCGttatgaagatgaagctgctggagtCTGCGGATGAGCAGAATGACAAGTATGCGAAGCGAAAGGGATATGTAGACGCAGAGGACATGAGGGCGAAAAAGGGGTTCAGGTCCAACAAGGAGCAAGACGTCGATACCCCTATGGCCGATGAGTAA
- a CDS encoding ras family domain-containing protein — protein sequence MDDEVVKILLVGDAKCGKTTFLSRVSAGENINPIPLLRDIDQPYIFSVNVASKSLRFEFYDTSSPENWRLLDPDVIVICYDISQRLSLINMKRYWINEVKQSFSRMDSLPVVVMGLKRDLRSENDPNGIIYPQDAYRMAQEMRADRYVECSAVTGELVKPAFEDICKTAVKTTTEKGGQSEGGCTVL from the exons ATGGATGATGAAGTCGTCAAGATACTTCTCGTAGGAGATGCAAAATGCGGCAAAACAACGTTTCTCTC GAGAGTCAGCGCTGGCGAGAACATCAACCCGATCCCGCTGCTCCGTGACATTGACCAGCCGTACATATTCTCGGTCAATGTAGCGTCCAAGAGCCTCCGGTTTGAGTTCTACGATACTTCTAGTCCCGAAAACTGGCGCCTGCTGGATCCAGACGTCATTGTCATTTGCTACGATATCAGCCAGCGCCTGAGCCTTATTAACATGAAGAGATAT TGGATCAATGAAGTTAAACAATCCTTTTCCCGCATGGATTCCctgccggtggtggtgatggggcTGAAGAGGGACTTGCGGTCTGAGAATGACCCGAATGGCATCATATACCCCCAAGATGCTTATCGAATGGCCCAAGAGATGAGAGCAGATCGTTATGTCGAATGCTCAGCGGTGACGGGAGAGCTGGTAAAGCCTGCGTTTGAAGACATCTGCAAGACGGCTGTCAAGACGACAACGGAGAAGGGTGGACAGAGCGAGGGTGGTTGCACGGTCCTGTGA
- a CDS encoding RNA polymerase rpb4 domain-containing protein, translating into MKVVEAQAAVLSNYEVLQHLTQQKDRYKQRKRRGPPNLETVVRELIQYLQSYPNPLSQKPSTYTPGCISQLLERLSPYELSKGEVVMILNLRPASVAALNTVIEEMSERFSDEQQEEMVTIILEVLGQFEAAQPDTNGTADEAAES; encoded by the exons atgaaGGTCGTCGAAGCTCAGGCTGCCGTACTCTCCAATTATGaggtgctgcagcatcttACCCAGCAAAAAGATCGATACAAGCAAAGGAAACGTCGTGGCCCCCCCAATCTAGAGACGGTTGTCAGAGAG CTCATTCAATATCTGCAGTCATATCCCAATCCGCTGAGTCAAAAGCCCAGCACATACACCCCTGGCTGCATCTCCCAGCTGCTTGAACGCCTAAGTCCTTATGAGCTCTCCAAAGGCGAGGTCGTCATGATTCTCAACCTTAGGCCAGCGTCGGTGGCAGCTCTCAACACCGTCATCGAGGAGATGTCGGAGCGCTTCAGCGAcgagcagcaagaggagaTGGTGACCATTATTCTGGAAGTCTTGGGCCAGTTTGAGGCGGCACAGCCTGATACCAACGGCACCGCAGATGAAGCCGCAGAGTCATGA
- a CDS encoding phosphoribosyl synthetase-associated domain-containing protein, with protein sequence MVRNIVVLGGNSHPQMTENVCNFLGIPACDRILSKFSGGESRCEIKDSVRGKDVYIIQSGSGHVNDNLIDLCIMISACKIGSAKRVTAVVPLFPYSRQPDWPYNKAGAPLSRSSESSSKKDYTFESVPPTPRPGGPRSAGLSNGVNGLTEKLSKNSENGHREVNGDSLPKRSDTLSSVGSNGVYPDLTKRSFTTHDYENQTNINGFRPKPGYKQWVAQAGTLVADLLTCAGADHIITMDLHDPQYQGFFDIPVDNLYGKFLLQNYIQTHIPDYKEAVIVSPDAGGAKRATAIADSLNMDFALIHKERRPIKFTDHRNASMMLVGDIANRVCILVDDLADTANTITRAAKLLKREGATRVYALITHGVFSGDSIARVNASAIDKVVVTNSVPQEEHRRLCPKLEVLDISPVFAEAIRRVHHGESISVLFQLA encoded by the exons ATGGTCCGAAACATTGTCGTCCTGGGAGGCAACTCCCACCCGCAGATGACGGAAAACGTCTGCAACTTCCTTGGCATCCCGGCTTGCGACCGCATCCTGTCAAAGTTCTCTGGTGGCGAGAGTCGCTGCGAGATCAAGGACTCTGTCCGTGGCAAGGATGTCTACATCATCCAGTCTGGCTCTGGCCATGTCAACGACAACCTCATCGACCTCTGCATCATGATCTCGGCCTGCAAAATTGGCTCCGCCAAGCGAGTCACCGCCGTTGTGCCTCTCTTCCCTTACTCGAGGCAGCCTGACTGGCCCTATAACAAAGCCGGCGCTCCTCTATCAAGGTCCTCCgagtcttcttccaagaagGACTATACTTTCGAGAGCGTTCCTCCGACACCGCGGCCTGGCGGACCGCGAAGCGCCGGCCTCTCAAATGGGGTTAATGGCCTCACCGAAAAGCTCTCCAAGAACTCTGAGAATGGCCATCGAGAAGTTAACGGCGACTCGCTACCAAAGCGATCAGACACCCTCTCCAGCGTTGGCTCTAATGGAGTCTACCCCGACCTCACAAAACGAAGCTTTACGACTCACGATTACGAGAACCAGACCAACATCAACGGCTTTCGGCCTAAGCCTGGCTATAAGCAATGGGTGGCCCAGGCCGGCACTCTTGTTGCTGATCTTCTTACTTGCGCTGGCGCTGATCACATCATTACCATGGACCTCCACGACCCTCAATACCAAGGCTTTTTCGACATTCCCGTCGACAACTTATACGGCAAATTCCTCCTCCAAAACTATATCCAAACCCATATACCCGATTACAAGGAGGCAGTCATCGTCTCGCCCGACGCAGGTGGTGCAAAGCGAGCTACCGCTATCGCGGACAGCCTCAACATGGACTTTGCGCTCATTCACAAG GAACGTCGTCCCATCAAGTTTACAGACCACCGCAACGCCAGCATGATGCTTGTTGGCGACATTGCCAATCGGGTCTGTATCTTGGTCGACGATCTTGCCGATACGGCCAACACCATCACTCGcgctgccaagctgctgaaACGAGAGGGTGCCACTAGAGTTTACGCCCTCATCACCCACGGCGTCTTCAGTGGAGATTCCATTGCCCGCGTCAATGCCTCCGCCATTGACAAGGTCGTTGTGACCAACTCGGTCCCGCAGGAGGAGCATCGTCGTCTGTGCCCGAAATTGGAAGTGCTTGATATTTCGCCAGTCTTTGCTGAGGCCATCCGCCGCGTCCACCACGGCGAGTCTATTAGCGTACTCTTCCAACTGGCCTGA
- a CDS encoding poly(ADP-ribose) polymerase catalytic domain-containing protein has product MGLKQFNQDISASKAIEINGVSDIRKGDSDGEVVFTWSLNDDTPSLVIQILVLDVDSYPKSSSVMIFTESEHSMVDVSSLSERLSASLANKDVQTIIKVVAEKLLLKVEAGAEDDESPESDADSDDVLDSFDEEELESLYEDHMNEYSLSTTSARQRLDQPSGTPLSFARLKKDLNIARSAGISVGIYPRGPIREAEFFSLSLRANKLGIPEHALEAWGLEPRDYVVLLCKFSSHYPTISELLNDDDWKPQFRFGKCSKPKPSPDTARLALKTVSDAVFDNQNTSNNKAKDTSGSFVPLYMSNSINMLMNNEFLALLKLRRSEGLSWDTAVDRLRSLARGEFSRNAVAGENGTSDTPVFENATVDTLVSENAIPSLSHDYALDQDENFSLPVTAMQLALRRFARCTKYCMVCHKRLEDEFEALKPYVCHETLCIYQFTTLGLGASIEHEIVSNPYVVDILISFFAAALGSPRSLRNFPVGLGLKSVPTGDGSEAAVQTVAEACFYNKTIRFDPNVHARMSPKIKVGDLLMVVIGEEADIPVASLVNGHHERHVCKVTHIADYLYTLEVLSTLSSPLGVLPLPENERPTEVSNTEVEWKEVTILQYTGDTDNLNDTDRSVALAMILRRIPSVLDMRTYLLDNPSQRLPSWGRLDKDSLTLLQWIISSNRSLILQDDAVPNLFKPEKQPGDPQSQVTAPPNPPDPPNPSNPHKVNGLQPQWMQFRFLQGTPERERLFMKEIMAVSQSRGEQKQFPTIFAWHGSSLQNWHSIIRTGLDFNTVQNGRSLGDGVYMSSDFSVSQGYCRKQPYAVETNWPNSLLKPFSAISICEVVNRCDEFVRTAPHYVVNQIEWIQCRYLFVSVDPTVEAIQEPFPTKPTETCTGYVPQQPTRALCASSHVKVQIPLSALPSNRRHLGQSKNMASDREPGGSLKTPEITYDSDHGDTDHEFLLDSEENHADDVVRLPDENSVARFTTDFVPGSLDLESLPKLPAPSWASTSPTALKTLNRAIKEMHEIQRREDLASLGWYIDFDKISNIFHWTVELHSFEVDLPLAKDMKEKGCTSIVLEFRFGANFPFSPPFVRVVRPRFLPFSRGGGGHVTMGGAICSEMLTNSGWSAAMTIEKVILQVRLGLVERDRPARLDPAKGTNDTNDYGIGEAIDAYQRAARLHGWQIPEDLATIGGSWITAAAEGDA; this is encoded by the exons ATGGGCCTAAAACAGTTCAACCAGGATATATCCGCATCTAAAGCGATTGAGATCAATGGAGTATCAGACATTCGAAAAGGAGACTCAGATGGCGAGGTTGTCTTTACCTGGTCTCTCAATGACGATACACCATCCCTGGTTATCCAAATCTTGGTCCTTG ATGTCGATTCCTATCCAAAAAGTTCAAGCGTCATGATATTCACAGAATCCGAACATTCCATGGTCGatgtctcttctctttctgaaCGTCTGTCGGCGTCTCTTGCAAATAAGGATGTTCAGACCATCATAAAAGTTGTTGcagagaagcttcttctcaaggtAGAGGCCGgtgccgaagatgatgaaagtCCCGAATCAGATGCCGACTCGGATGATGTGTTAGACTCatttgatgaggaagagctggaatCACTATACGAGGACCATATGAACGAGTACTCTCTCTCCACGACTTCAGCCAGGCAACGTTTGGACCAACCTAGCGGCACTCCACTTTCGTTCGCTCGTCTAAAGAAAGATTTAAACATTGCTCGATCAGCAGGTATTTCAGTGGGAATTTATCCCAGAGGGCCAATTCGCGAGGCTGAgtttttctccctctctctccgaGCAAACAAACTTGGTATCCCCGAGCATGCTCTAGAAGCATGGGGCCTTGAACCTCGCGATTATGTAGTTCTTTTGTGTAAATTTTCATCACACTATCCGACTATTTCAGAATTATTAAACGACGACGACTGGAAGCCTCAGTTCCGGTTTGGCAAGTGTTCAAAGCCTAAGCCATCCCCGGACACTGCtcgcttggccttgaagacAGTGTCTGATGCTGTTTTTGATAACCAGAATACCTCAAACAACAAGGCTAAAGATACCAGTGGAAGCTTTGTGCCTCTTTATATGTCCAACTCAATCAACATGCTTATGAATAATGAATTTTTAGCATTGTTAAAGTTAAGACGGAGCGAGGGCTTATCCTGGGACACGGCTGTGGATCGCCTCAGATCGCTCGCCAGGGGTGAATTTTCTCGGAATGCAGTTGCTGGCGAAAATGGTACATCAGACACTCCGGTTTTCGAGAATGCTACAGTGGACACTCTTGTTTCAGAAAATGCAATACCGTCATTAAGCCATGACTATGCTTTGGATCAAGATGAGAACTTCAGCCTTCCTGTGACCGCCATGCAACTTGCACTTCGCCGCTTCGCCCGCTGTACAAAATATTGTATGGTGTGTCACAAAAGGCTAGAAGATGAGTTCGAGGCTCTCAAACCTTACGTCTGCCATGAAACTTTGTGCATTTACCAGTTTACGACTCTTGGATTGGGCGCAAGCATTGAGCACGAGATCGTCAGCAACCCATATGTCGTTGACATTCTGATTAGCTTCTTCGCTGCGGCCCTTGGTAGCCCTAGAAGTCTACGAAACTTCCCCGTCGGTCTAGGTCTAAAGAGCGTCCCCACTGGAGATGGTAGTGAAGCGGCAGTGCAGACCGTTGCCGAAGCCTGCTTCTACAACAAGACGATCCGCTTCGACCCAAATGTTCATGCAAGGATGAGCCCAAAGATTAAAGTCGGTGATTTGCTCATGGTAGTCATCGGAGAGGAAGCCGACATTCCAGTGGCATCGCTAGTCAACGGAC ATCACGAAAGACACGTTTGCAAAGTAACACACATTGCGGACTATTTGTACACACTTGAGGTCCTCTCGACACTTTCGTCACCGTTGGGAGTGTTGCCTCTACCGGAAAACGAACGGCCTACAGAGGTTTCGAATACAGAAGTGGAATGGAAAGAGGTCACGATTCTTCAGTACACCGGTGATACTGATAATCTTAACGATACTGACCGATCCGTCGCTCTGGCTATGATATTACGCAGAATCCCATCCGTTTTAGACATGAGGACATATCTGTTAGATAATCCAAGCCAGCGCCTTCCTTCGTGGGGTCGTCTTGATAAGGACTCACTTACCCTTCTGCAGTGGATCATATCCTCGAATAGGTCTCTAATTCTTCAGGACGACGCAGTACCGAATCTATTCAAGCCAGAAAAACAGCCCGGTGATCCTCAATCTCAAGTCACGGCGCCTCCCAACCCTCCCGACCCTCCCAACCCTTCCAACCCTCACAAGGTGAATGGGTTGCAACCTCAATGGATGCAGTTTCGATTCTTACAGGGGACTCCAGAACGAGAACGTCTTTTTATGAAAGAGATTATGGCCGTATCACAGTCTCGAGGAGAACAGAAACAATTCCCTACCATCTTTGCATGGCATGGTAGCAGCCTTCAGAATTGGCATAGCATTATACGAACTGGTCTCGACTTCAACACTGTCCAGAATGGGCGCTCCCTTGGAGATGGGGTGTATATGAGCAGTGATTTTTCAGTGAGCCAGGGTTACTGCAGGAAACAGCCATATGCTGTA GAAACCAACTGGCCAAATTCCCTACTCAAGCCTTTTTCTGCCATCAGCATATGCGAGGTCGTTAATCGATGCGATGAGTTTGTGAGAACAGCACCTCACTACGTGGTCAATCAAATCGAATGGATTCAGTGCAGATACCTATTCGTCTCTGTAGATCCGACAGTGGAAGCGATCCAAGAGCCATTTCCCACCAAGCCCACAGAAACATGCACGGGATACGTGCCCCAGCAGCCCACGAGGGCGCTCTGTGCTTCAAGCCATGTCAAAGTTCAGATCCCCTTATCAGCACTACCATCTAACCGTCGGCACCTTGGCCAAAGTAAAAACATGGCCAGCGACCGTGAACCAGGTGGATCATTGAAAACGCCGGAGATAACCTATGACAGCGACCATGGCGACACGGATCACGAATTTCTTCTGGATTCTGAAGAGAATCATGCCGACGATGTTGTAAG GCTACCTGATGAGAATTCAGTCGCACGATTCACGACTGACTTTGTGCCTGGCAGCCTAGATCTGGAGTCTCTCCCCAAGCTCCCGGCTCCGAGCTgggcttcaacttctccaacGGCACTCAAAACGCTAAACCGCGCCATCAAGGAAATGCATGAGATTCAACGTCGCGAAGACCTCGCATCTCTCGGGTGGTATAttgactttgacaagatAAGCAACATCTTCCATTGGACAGTTGAGTTGCACAGCTTCGAAGTCGACCTTCCACTCGCGAAAGACATGAAAGAGAAGGGGTGCACCAGCATCGTGCTTGAATTTCGTTTTGGTGCCaactttcccttctccccgCCTTTTGTTCGCGTTGTACGGCCAAGATTCCTGCCATTCTCCcggggaggaggagggcatGTCACGATGGGGGGAGCGATTTGTTCCGAGATGCTCACAAACTCAGGCTGGTCGGCTGCGATGACGATAGAAAAGGTCATTTTGCAGGTCCGCTTGGGATTGGTAGAACGGGACCGTCCAGCAAGATTGGATCCGGCAAAGGGGACCAATGATACCAATGACTACGGCATCGGCGAGGCAATCGATGCTTACCAACGAGCCGCAAGATTACATGGCTGGCAGATCCCTGAAGACCTTGCGACGATCGGAGGCAGCTGGATAACTGCGGCAGCTGAAGGTGATGCGTAA